In the Candidatus Electrothrix sp. GW3-4 genome, one interval contains:
- a CDS encoding acyl-CoA dehydratase activase, with translation MYIGVDLGSRTVKMAVWDGERLLEHRIIESGFEPHRQAEKMLAAFRADKVVATGYGRHLAAEYFADQVITEIKAHALGIGHHLPDCTTIVDVGGQDSKVITLNAQGKVANFQMNDKCAAGTGRFLEIMAASLAYPLAEFGQAALAGEQEVQINSMCTVFAESEVISMKNRGVPREQIARAVHSSVVTRLIAMLSRTGYGEAVAFSGGVANNLCMVQMLQERLGDTQVLVPEFPDITGALGAALAAADGS, from the coding sequence ATGTACATCGGTGTTGACCTGGGGTCCCGGACCGTGAAGATGGCGGTCTGGGATGGGGAGCGTTTGCTGGAGCACCGGATCATTGAGTCCGGCTTTGAACCCCATCGGCAGGCAGAAAAGATGCTCGCCGCGTTCCGGGCAGACAAGGTGGTGGCTACTGGCTATGGCCGCCATCTGGCTGCGGAGTATTTTGCCGATCAGGTCATCACCGAGATCAAGGCCCATGCCTTGGGTATTGGCCATCACCTGCCCGACTGCACCACCATCGTTGATGTGGGCGGGCAGGATTCCAAGGTCATCACCCTCAATGCTCAGGGTAAGGTGGCTAATTTTCAAATGAATGATAAATGCGCTGCTGGTACCGGGCGCTTTTTAGAGATCATGGCGGCTTCTCTGGCCTATCCGCTGGCGGAATTTGGTCAGGCGGCCCTTGCTGGGGAGCAGGAGGTGCAGATCAACTCCATGTGTACGGTCTTTGCTGAATCCGAGGTCATCTCCATGAAAAATCGAGGTGTTCCTCGTGAGCAGATTGCCCGGGCCGTGCATAGTTCCGTGGTTACTCGCCTGATTGCTATGCTTTCACGCACTGGATATGGTGAGGCGGTGGCCTTTTCCGGTGGGGTGGCTAATAATCTCTGTATGGTGCAAATGCTCCAGGAACGACTCGGTGATACCCAGGTGCTGGTGCCGGAGTTCCCGGATATTACTGGGGCCCTTGGGGCGGCGCTGGCTGCGGCTGACGGATCTTGA